The Caulobacter sp. FWC2 region GATCCGCGCGCTGCCAGCCGACCACGGCCGTCGGAACGGCGAGGACCAGGGCGCAAACGGCGATGACGAGTCGCGAGCGGGACATCGCCAAACCTCTAGCCCTAATCGCGGTGGTAGGGCGAGCCCGACAGGATGGTGGCGGCGCGATAGACCTGCTCGGCCAGCATGGCCCGGGCCAGGGCGTGCGGCCAGGTCTGGATGCCGAAAGCCATGGTCTCGTTGGCCGAGGACAGGATCGAGGCGTCCAGCCCGTCGGCCCCGCCGATCAGGAACACCACGCGACGGTTCCCATCGTCGCGCAGCCGGGCGAGGTGGTCGGAGAAGGCGCGGCTCTTCCAGGCCTTGCCGTGCTCATCGCACGCCACGACATAGGCGCCGTCCAGGTGCGGGCGCAGCACTTCGGCCTCGGCCGCCTTGCCGGGCTTGCGGGCCTCGACCTCGACGATCTCGACCGGGCCCAGCGCCAGGGCGCGGCCGGACGCGGTGGCGCGGGACGCATAGTCCACGGCCAGCTGCGCCTCGACCATGCGGCCAAGCTTTCCGACGGTGAGGATGGTGATCTTCATTTCACCGAGCATGTGCCACGGCCGGGCCGTTTCGTCGCCACGAAAGCCCTGGTGGCTGTGACAAAGCAGTCCGGCGCGGTGAAGGCCAGGAAGTGCGGTCCGCCCTTGACGGTGGTCAACGCGATCGGTCCCGCCGCCTTCAGCGCCCCGACCTGGGCCGCGGCGCCGGCATAAGGCGTCTTCGGATCCATGTCGCCTTGCAGCACCAGGGTGGGCGGCAGCTTGGCGGGGCGCTTTCCGAACCAGGCGTCGCGCGGATAGGCGTCGGCCGCGCCGCCGACCAGCTGGCCGGGCAGGCTGCTGACGAACAGAAGGACCTTGGCCTCCGCCTCGACATCGGCCTTGGTCATGGCGGGGCGGGCGTTGTTTTCCGAGGCGCTGATCAGGGCCACCAGGGGAATCGACGGTGGCGACTGCGGGTAGGCTCCGAACGGTGCGCCGAAGGCTTCCAGGTCGGCCTCGGCCCTTTCCAGCGGCTTGGCGTCGCCGGCGCGCAAGGCGGCGATAAGATCGGGGATGCGGGCGCGCAGGGCCGGTGCGTCCAGCAGGGCGCCGAAGAACAGCTTGGGCTTGCCGCCAGGGACCAGGGCCGCCAGCTTCGGATCCTGCACGACCTGGCGGTAGGCCATCACCGCCGAGCCGCCGAGGCGGGCGCGGCAGGCGGCGTCGGCGTCGCACTGGGCCAGGACCTGACGGCCGACCCCATCAACGACGACCGAGCGGTGGCTAAGGTCGAGCGTCTTCGTGTCCTCCGGCGGGACCAGAGAGTCGAGGATCACGCCGTCCAGCCGCCTGGGCGGGGCGACCGCCAGGGTGCGCAGGACAAGCTGAGTGCCGTACGAGACGCCGTAGAGCAGCGTCGGCTTGTCGTCGCCGTAGCGGGCCATCAGCGCCGAGAGGTCGCGCGCGGCGTTGGTGATGGTGAAGGCCT contains the following coding sequences:
- the rlmH gene encoding 23S rRNA (pseudouridine(1915)-N(3))-methyltransferase RlmH gives rise to the protein MKITILTVGKLGRMVEAQLAVDYASRATASGRALALGPVEIVEVEARKPGKAAEAEVLRPHLDGAYVVACDEHGKAWKSRAFSDHLARLRDDGNRRVVFLIGGADGLDASILSSANETMAFGIQTWPHALARAMLAEQVYRAATILSGSPYHRD
- a CDS encoding alpha/beta hydrolase, whose protein sequence is MTSKIFAAAAFGLAVLAGAPSAFAAADPSSPDAFQPCTDARGDLAGSLCARFETPLAAAFPALGRASLFVRRFPAEGPSRGQAWLIAGGPGESGASFYPLLKTFRAALPGYDLIIPDHRGAGFSTRLCPTEESPDSPGGAALRGAEWATCLPTLNTPRAKAFTITNAARDLSALMARYGDDKPTLLYGVSYGTQLVLRTLAVAPPRRLDGVILDSLVPPEDTKTLDLSHRSVVVDGVGRQVLAQCDADAACRARLGGSAVMAYRQVVQDPKLAALVPGGKPKLFFGALLDAPALRARIPDLIAALRAGDAKPLERAEADLEAFGAPFGAYPQSPPSIPLVALISASENNARPAMTKADVEAEAKVLLFVSSLPGQLVGGAADAYPRDAWFGKRPAKLPPTLVLQGDMDPKTPYAGAAAQVGALKAAGPIALTTVKGGPHFLAFTAPDCFVTATRAFVATKRPGRGTCSVK